One window from the genome of Myxococcales bacterium encodes:
- a CDS encoding ATP-binding cassette domain-containing protein, which translates to MERTLVEIKNLKKSFPIRGGFFGREIGRVHAVRGISLCIKRGEVLGLVGESGCGKSTLGMLMLRLIDSDSGKIIFDGTDITAVSQPKLRRLRQRMQIVFQDPYASLNPRMKAGEIIAEPLVIHKMGDRAERRKRVLDLISKVGLPESAYSKYPHEFSGGQRQRIGIARAIAMNPDFVIADEPVSALDVSIRGEILNLLSDLRSSLSLTYLFISHDLKVVEHVSDRVAVMYLGRIMELFPAESISQASHPYTRALISAVPVPDPAIKRERILLEGDVPSPINPPTGCPFHPRCPHSRDICKTEEPALREYLPGRTGACHFIDEFK; encoded by the coding sequence ATGGAAAGAACTCTCGTTGAGATAAAGAATTTAAAAAAAAGCTTCCCGATACGCGGAGGCTTTTTCGGCCGTGAAATTGGCAGGGTCCATGCGGTGCGTGGCATATCCCTTTGCATAAAAAGAGGCGAGGTCTTGGGCCTTGTCGGAGAAAGCGGATGCGGAAAATCCACTCTCGGAATGCTGATGTTGAGGTTGATAGATTCCGATTCGGGAAAAATAATATTCGATGGAACCGATATTACCGCAGTTTCCCAGCCCAAGCTACGTCGGCTCAGGCAACGTATGCAGATAGTCTTCCAGGATCCCTACGCATCACTAAACCCGAGGATGAAAGCGGGCGAAATAATCGCCGAGCCTCTGGTCATTCACAAAATGGGCGATAGGGCTGAGAGGCGTAAGCGAGTGCTAGATCTGATTTCCAAGGTCGGGCTCCCTGAGTCAGCATATTCAAAATATCCGCACGAGTTTTCCGGCGGCCAGCGCCAGAGGATAGGGATAGCCAGAGCGATAGCGATGAATCCCGATTTCGTTATCGCCGACGAACCGGTTTCGGCGCTGGATGTTTCGATAAGGGGAGAAATACTTAATCTTCTCTCCGATCTTCGCAGCTCGCTTTCGCTGACCTACCTCTTCATCTCTCACGATCTCAAGGTCGTGGAGCACGTCAGCGACCGCGTAGCAGTTATGTATCTCGGCAGGATCATGGAATTGTTTCCCGCTGAGTCGATATCACAGGCCTCCCACCCCTACACCCGCGCTCTCATCTCGGCAGTACCGGTGCCGGATCCCGCGATCAAGCGGGAGAGGATACTTCTTGAAGGGGATGTCCCTTCACCAATCAACCCTCCGACGGGCTGCCCCTTTCATCCGAGATGCCCGCACAGCAGGGATATCTGCAAAACCGAGGAACCCGCTCTCCGCGAGTACCTCCCAGGCCGCACAGGCGCATGTCATTTTATAGATGAATTTAAGTAA
- a CDS encoding ABC transporter ATP-binding protein — MTIISVRNLTTQFSTDEGEVRAVNDLSFDLSRGETLCIVGESGCGKSVMAMSIMRLIGRPGRIVSGEVLFGSGGSSVDLLKLDESDMRKIRGKKIAMIFQEPMTSLNPVYTIGNQIGEALSLHENIRGATLRRRVIQMLDMVGMPAPERRADEYPHQLSGGMRQRAMIAMALSCTPDILIADEPTTALDVTIQAQILDLMRKLQSELGMSMILVTHDLGIVAEMADRVHVMYAGRFVEKGNTEEIFGSAMHPYTQGLLRSIPPLKKAPPDSRLPTIPGMIPSLIDMPAGCAFADRCEKVHNDCRGRDVPDDPCGVGRLVRCFYASQK; from the coding sequence ATGACTATTATTTCAGTCAGAAATCTCACGACGCAGTTTTCCACCGACGAGGGCGAAGTCCGCGCGGTGAACGACCTCTCCTTCGATCTCTCCAGAGGGGAAACGCTCTGCATAGTCGGCGAAAGCGGATGCGGCAAGAGCGTTATGGCGATGTCGATCATGCGGCTAATAGGACGCCCCGGTCGGATAGTTTCCGGCGAGGTTCTTTTTGGATCGGGAGGCAGCTCGGTCGATCTTCTCAAGCTCGATGAATCCGATATGAGAAAGATCCGCGGTAAAAAGATAGCCATGATATTCCAAGAGCCAATGACATCGCTAAATCCCGTCTATACGATAGGCAACCAGATAGGCGAGGCTCTTTCGCTTCATGAAAATATAAGAGGGGCAACTCTTCGAAGACGCGTAATCCAGATGCTCGATATGGTTGGCATGCCCGCTCCGGAGCGACGTGCGGATGAATATCCCCACCAGCTTTCCGGAGGCATGAGGCAACGCGCCATGATAGCGATGGCTCTTTCGTGCACTCCAGACATTCTCATAGCCGATGAGCCAACCACTGCACTCGATGTGACGATTCAGGCTCAGATACTCGATCTCATGAGAAAACTTCAATCCGAGCTCGGCATGTCGATGATCCTCGTCACGCACGACCTCGGCATTGTGGCAGAGATGGCAGACAGGGTTCATGTCATGTATGCGGGCCGGTTTGTCGAGAAGGGGAACACGGAAGAGATCTTCGGATCGGCGATGCATCCATATACCCAGGGCCTTCTTAGGTCCATTCCGCCGCTCAAGAAGGCCCCGCCCGACTCCAGGCTCCCGACGATTCCGGGAATGATCCCAAGCCTGATAGATATGCCTGCCGGGTGCGCTTTTGCCGACAGATGCGAAAAGGTTCACAACGATTGCCGCGGCCGCGACGTTCCAGATGATCCCTGCGGGGTCGGAAGGCTTGTCAGATGTTTTTACGCTTCACAAAAATGA
- a CDS encoding ABC transporter permease → MYCDGEVFFPAFSDSISDEKIDELKSKRAWLVMPPIPYSPSSFDFEAVLSPPSKRHILGTDGDGVDVASKLVWGARVSMSVGIVAVGIAIALGCIFGAIAGYFGGIVDWAVSRLIEAVMCFPAFFLILTILAFVGPSIYNIMIAVGLTGWTQVARLVRAEGMRIRELPFIDAARASGASDLRIMLRHLLPHTLRPVIVSASFAMGGAILAEAALSFLGFGVPPSVASWGSMLSDAQRYSGFGWWLTLAPGSAIFIAVMAYHSIGERISESGGRDA, encoded by the coding sequence ATGTACTGCGATGGTGAAGTTTTTTTTCCTGCATTCTCCGATTCGATCTCGGATGAAAAGATAGATGAGCTCAAATCCAAGAGAGCTTGGCTCGTGATGCCGCCGATTCCATATTCCCCCTCATCCTTCGATTTTGAGGCTGTGCTTTCACCGCCCAGCAAAAGGCATATCCTGGGCACCGATGGGGATGGGGTCGATGTCGCGTCGAAGCTGGTCTGGGGAGCCAGGGTTTCCATGAGCGTTGGTATAGTGGCGGTTGGAATAGCGATAGCGCTCGGATGCATCTTCGGAGCGATAGCCGGATATTTCGGAGGCATAGTCGACTGGGCCGTATCACGCCTCATAGAAGCGGTGATGTGCTTTCCGGCATTCTTCCTGATACTAACCATACTGGCTTTCGTCGGTCCGTCGATCTACAACATCATGATAGCGGTGGGACTGACGGGGTGGACCCAGGTTGCAAGGCTAGTTCGCGCGGAAGGCATGAGGATAAGGGAGCTTCCATTCATCGATGCCGCGCGAGCCTCCGGCGCCAGCGATTTGAGGATAATGCTACGGCACCTGCTTCCTCACACGCTGAGGCCGGTAATAGTCTCGGCCTCCTTTGCGATGGGAGGCGCAATACTCGCCGAGGCAGCGCTTTCATTTCTGGGATTTGGAGTTCCTCCATCGGTTGCAAGCTGGGGTAGCATGCTCTCGGATGCCCAGCGCTATTCCGGTTTTGGGTGGTGGTTGACTTTGGCGCCGGGCTCTGCGATTTTCATCGCGGTCATGGCATATCATTCTATCGGAGAGAGAATCTCCGAATCTGGCGGTAGGGATGCCTGA
- a CDS encoding ABC transporter permease: MFAYVIKRILFMIPTLVAIMIITFAVVHLAPGDPAQLQLQSAAASSVSAQQAKAIVEETRAFYGLDKPAHRQFLMWISRAARLDFGVSFKDKRPVMDKIMEAIPVTLLLNITAIMVVYIISIPVGVISASKKGGLFDRFSLASTLVLYSIPSFWAAIVLISFFGGGEYLNWFPIAGIASDGIGSLPWHGKIFNVLWHMVLPVVCLTYGGFAFLSRFARSSMLRTIDQNYIVTARAKGLSEWKVLVKHAMRNALIPFVTLIGTLLPALIGGSVIIEEIFSIPGMGRLGFESVLSRDYPVIMAIAFISALLTLLGTLLSDILCAAVDPRISIEGRNR; the protein is encoded by the coding sequence ATGTTCGCTTATGTGATCAAAAGAATTTTATTCATGATACCGACTCTCGTCGCTATCATGATCATAACATTCGCGGTTGTGCATCTGGCACCGGGAGACCCTGCTCAGCTCCAGCTTCAGTCTGCAGCCGCATCATCGGTTTCAGCTCAGCAGGCCAAGGCGATAGTTGAGGAAACGCGCGCCTTCTACGGCCTCGACAAACCTGCGCATCGACAGTTTTTAATGTGGATATCCAGAGCTGCACGCCTCGATTTCGGCGTGTCGTTCAAAGACAAGCGCCCAGTGATGGATAAGATCATGGAGGCGATTCCTGTTACGCTGCTTCTGAACATCACCGCCATAATGGTGGTCTATATCATATCGATACCGGTCGGGGTGATTTCCGCATCCAAAAAAGGAGGGCTTTTCGACAGGTTTTCACTCGCCTCGACACTGGTTCTTTATTCGATTCCCAGTTTTTGGGCGGCTATAGTTCTCATATCTTTCTTTGGGGGAGGAGAATACCTCAACTGGTTTCCCATTGCCGGTATAGCATCCGATGGCATCGGCTCTCTTCCGTGGCATGGCAAGATCTTTAACGTATTGTGGCACATGGTCTTGCCGGTGGTGTGCCTCACCTACGGCGGCTTCGCTTTTCTGTCCAGGTTCGCAAGGAGCTCCATGCTTCGCACGATCGATCAAAATTACATCGTGACAGCTCGTGCCAAGGGGCTTTCTGAATGGAAAGTTCTAGTGAAACACGCTATGCGCAACGCGCTGATTCCTTTTGTGACTTTGATCGGCACGCTTCTGCCCGCGCTCATAGGCGGCAGCGTTATCATCGAAGAGATATTTTCCATCCCCGGAATGGGGAGGCTCGGTTTTGAATCCGTTCTTTCGAGGGATTATCCGGTGATCATGGCCATAGCATTCATCTCGGCACTGCTTACGCTTCTTGGAACGCTTCTCTCCGATATTCTCTGCGCTGCGGTGGATCCCAGAATTTCCATAGAGGGGAGGAATCGATGA
- a CDS encoding tetratricopeptide repeat protein, which translates to MLFGCAAKKEPRIAKIDDGYDPYFEFLKSDILMLEGDLRKSTATLRKLIAKEPDVAFFHYLLAYNLSQDRKIEEAIDEARRAVQLDPGLLDAELLLADLYSSMQNYEASIKVLQSVIRKDPKKENAYTMLSRQYLASNDYRAGLQPLRELLKINPDSFIAHFMMGSIYSNYLKDKDSAIKSYSEAFAIEPSSVGAMTELAQIYIDKKDLRKALELYQEITNVDPDDLSAMLRLALIYYELKEYENSIDTFERILTLNPDADKITYYLGILYESVGDIEGSLKSFERVPPSSGFYKESRLMIATIHRSSGNYEEAERSLSNGIAKRGDIAEMYEYLAAIYEEQGKLQDAIGTLKKGTSELPNDERMFFLLALLYERAKMKEKALESMKSLLRLNPNSASALNYIGYTYADRGEKLDKAQEMIERALHLKPDDGFVTDSLGWLFFKKGEYEKALKILLKANSMAPGEPAILEHIADTYLATGDRKEAKKYFQKALDLESSKENHDDETVERLGKKLEELEK; encoded by the coding sequence ATGCTTTTTGGCTGTGCGGCCAAGAAGGAGCCCCGCATTGCAAAGATCGATGATGGGTACGATCCGTATTTCGAATTTCTCAAATCAGATATCCTGATGTTGGAGGGGGATCTAAGAAAGTCCACAGCGACTCTGAGGAAACTTATAGCCAAAGAGCCCGACGTTGCCTTCTTCCACTACCTTCTTGCCTACAATCTTTCTCAGGACAGAAAAATAGAAGAAGCGATAGATGAAGCCAGAAGAGCGGTTCAGCTCGATCCCGGTCTTTTGGACGCAGAACTTCTTCTCGCCGATCTTTATTCCTCAATGCAGAATTACGAAGCGTCGATCAAGGTGCTGCAAAGCGTGATCAGGAAGGACCCTAAAAAAGAGAATGCGTACACGATGCTCTCAAGGCAGTATTTGGCCAGCAACGACTATCGTGCAGGCCTTCAACCTCTCAGGGAACTTTTAAAGATCAACCCTGATTCCTTCATAGCGCATTTCATGATGGGCTCGATCTACTCTAACTATCTCAAAGATAAAGATTCCGCCATAAAATCCTACAGCGAGGCGTTCGCTATAGAGCCCTCCAGCGTAGGAGCCATGACCGAACTTGCGCAGATCTACATAGACAAAAAGGATTTGCGCAAAGCGCTCGAGCTGTATCAGGAGATAACAAATGTCGACCCGGACGATCTGTCGGCGATGCTTCGCCTTGCTCTCATCTACTACGAGCTGAAGGAATACGAAAATTCGATCGATACCTTTGAACGGATACTTACCCTCAATCCCGATGCGGACAAGATCACCTACTATCTAGGAATTCTCTACGAGAGCGTTGGAGATATTGAAGGCTCTCTGAAGTCTTTTGAGAGAGTTCCCCCCAGCTCCGGCTTTTACAAGGAATCACGCCTGATGATTGCTACGATACATCGCTCCTCCGGTAATTACGAAGAGGCGGAGAGGTCTCTGTCGAATGGAATCGCTAAACGCGGTGACATAGCCGAGATGTACGAGTATCTGGCGGCGATATACGAAGAGCAGGGCAAACTCCAGGATGCGATTGGCACTCTCAAGAAAGGGACATCCGAGCTTCCCAATGATGAAAGGATGTTCTTTCTCCTCGCCCTCCTCTATGAGCGCGCAAAGATGAAGGAGAAGGCCCTTGAATCCATGAAGAGCCTTTTGCGCCTTAACCCGAACAGCGCCAGCGCTCTAAACTACATCGGTTACACATATGCCGATAGAGGCGAAAAGCTCGACAAAGCACAGGAGATGATAGAACGAGCCTTGCATCTGAAGCCTGATGACGGCTTTGTAACCGACAGCCTCGGATGGTTGTTTTTCAAGAAGGGCGAATACGAGAAGGCCTTGAAAATTCTTCTCAAGGCGAATTCCATGGCCCCCGGAGAACCTGCCATACTGGAACACATAGCAGATACATATCTGGCAACCGGCGACCGAAAGGAAGCAAAGAAATATTTTCAAAAGGCTTTGGATCTTGAAAGTTCAAAGGAAAATCATGACGATGAGACTGTCGAAAGGCTCGGCAAGAAGTTGGAGGAGTTGGAAAAATGA
- a CDS encoding TlyA family RNA methyltransferase has translation MHQGALLVSKKSKKRIDDLLVELGFVPDINHARATVMAGDVLVDDVPVDKAGARVDADANIRLRGDKCPYVSRGGLKLASALKNFGIDPSGKICMDIGASTGGFSDCLLQSGASKIYAVDVGRGQMDHRISRDPRVVVIDRMNIRRLEKSEIQEDIDLAVVDVSFISLEVVLPEVNRFMARHSDVVALIKPQFEVVPSMVGDGGIVRDPTARRDAARKVLNAGEELGWRVAGLMESPIKGAKGNIEFLVFFQVGSEP, from the coding sequence ATCCATCAGGGAGCACTCCTCGTGTCCAAAAAATCCAAAAAGAGAATCGACGATCTTCTCGTCGAACTCGGATTCGTCCCCGATATCAATCACGCCAGGGCTACAGTCATGGCCGGCGACGTTTTGGTGGATGACGTCCCGGTGGATAAGGCCGGCGCCCGCGTCGATGCAGATGCAAATATTCGACTGCGCGGCGATAAGTGCCCTTACGTCAGCCGCGGCGGGCTTAAGCTCGCAAGCGCACTGAAGAATTTTGGCATCGATCCATCCGGGAAAATATGCATGGACATCGGGGCTTCTACCGGCGGATTTTCAGACTGCCTTTTGCAGTCCGGGGCATCAAAAATTTATGCGGTCGACGTAGGGCGCGGCCAGATGGATCACAGAATTTCGCGCGATCCAAGGGTCGTGGTCATCGACAGGATGAATATAAGGCGACTGGAAAAAAGCGAAATTCAAGAGGATATCGATCTCGCAGTCGTGGATGTTTCTTTCATATCCCTCGAGGTGGTTCTCCCGGAAGTGAACAGGTTTATGGCGCGGCATTCCGACGTAGTCGCACTAATCAAGCCACAATTCGAAGTCGTTCCCTCTATGGTTGGTGATGGGGGAATAGTCAGGGACCCCACTGCAAGGAGAGATGCAGCACGAAAGGTCTTAAATGCCGGGGAGGAATTAGGCTGGAGGGTAGCCGGTCTGATGGAATCCCCCATCAAAGGGGCCAAAGGAAATATCGAATTTTTGGTTTTTTTTCAGGTGGGATCCGAACCCTGA
- a CDS encoding SHOCT domain-containing protein, with amino-acid sequence MKRIFLLVVLFVFVSAEATAAKTTYIITNKRFNYVKLKEVKGGVAEGRNMTHPVNIDVDGLKAALASIKLSKRYIIKKEAENQQVFDESAINFLAPNMTTAFSRATPIEEIVVSYLSKNPFFILRNDTLNIATCWISGNELHVKFNKLFAKISGDVDKRGNEAKAASKARGLRVDLELQPGQKFGIDDTSEIILDLDYNYVEAPKPDAKPTQGVTMKGEKKPLISPTPLEETSEINDPATDKQETKGISKSRKSQKDEVGYENSRKKGPAIESSDSLSAPAPATVQTAPAGGVKGRLQELDDLKKEGLITEKEYSQKKKEILKDL; translated from the coding sequence ATGAAGCGGATATTTCTACTGGTGGTTCTTTTTGTTTTTGTATCTGCGGAGGCAACTGCCGCCAAGACCACCTACATAATAACGAACAAACGTTTCAACTACGTCAAACTAAAGGAGGTTAAGGGCGGCGTTGCCGAAGGGCGAAATATGACACATCCTGTGAACATCGACGTCGATGGATTGAAAGCCGCGCTTGCATCGATAAAACTTTCGAAGCGCTACATAATAAAGAAAGAAGCGGAGAACCAGCAGGTATTCGACGAATCCGCCATCAACTTCCTGGCACCGAATATGACGACGGCTTTTAGCAGGGCAACGCCGATTGAAGAAATCGTGGTGTCATATCTCTCTAAAAATCCCTTCTTCATCCTCAGAAATGACACCCTGAATATAGCCACCTGTTGGATTTCCGGAAACGAGTTGCACGTTAAGTTCAACAAGCTCTTTGCCAAGATAAGCGGGGATGTCGATAAGCGTGGCAATGAGGCTAAGGCTGCCAGCAAGGCTCGCGGCCTCAGGGTCGATCTTGAGCTGCAGCCAGGACAGAAATTTGGAATAGACGACACGAGCGAGATCATCCTGGATCTGGACTATAATTACGTCGAAGCGCCAAAGCCCGATGCGAAGCCGACTCAGGGCGTAACAATGAAGGGCGAGAAAAAACCGCTCATCTCCCCAACCCCGCTCGAAGAAACATCTGAGATCAACGACCCAGCGACCGATAAACAGGAAACAAAGGGCATCTCGAAAAGCCGGAAAAGCCAAAAGGACGAAGTAGGCTACGAGAACTCTCGTAAGAAGGGCCCAGCTATTGAGTCCTCAGATTCGCTTTCCGCCCCTGCCCCGGCTACGGTTCAGACGGCCCCCGCTGGCGGTGTGAAAGGACGCCTCCAGGAGCTCGACGATCTGAAGAAAGAAGGACTCATCACCGAGAAGGAATATTCCCAGAAGAAGAAGGAGATCCTAAAGGACCTTTGA
- the rsmD gene encoding 16S rRNA (guanine(966)-N(2))-methyltransferase RsmD, with the protein MRVISGKVKGRRLKAPNSDKVRPALDQVKEAIFNILFDVEDLSVLDLFAGCGSVGIEALSRGAKSVVFVEIWDKAVESIRENLEHCKLSESATVMKMPVSRAIDVLSRREASFELIFVDPPYLQDLVNPTLEQLSHSGIAHKNSIIVVEHHPKEPVSVPASLILTDSRKYGQTRVSFLKPA; encoded by the coding sequence ATGAGAGTCATCTCTGGAAAAGTCAAGGGACGCAGGCTAAAGGCGCCGAACTCCGATAAGGTGCGGCCAGCGCTCGATCAGGTCAAGGAGGCGATCTTCAATATCCTGTTCGATGTCGAAGATCTCTCCGTCCTCGATCTCTTCGCCGGCTGCGGCTCGGTTGGAATAGAGGCGCTATCACGCGGCGCAAAGTCCGTCGTTTTCGTCGAAATATGGGACAAGGCGGTCGAGTCGATCCGCGAAAACCTTGAGCACTGCAAACTCTCGGAATCAGCCACCGTAATGAAGATGCCGGTCAGCAGGGCCATAGATGTCCTTTCGCGGCGCGAAGCCTCGTTCGAACTGATCTTCGTTGATCCTCCGTATCTTCAGGATCTCGTCAATCCGACGCTGGAACAACTGTCACATTCCGGAATAGCGCATAAAAATTCGATCATCGTCGTGGAACACCATCCGAAGGAGCCCGTATCTGTGCCGGCAAGCCTTATCTTGACCGACAGCCGCAAATATGGTCAAACGCGCGTCTCGTTTCTAAAGCCTGCTTAG
- the coaD gene encoding pantetheine-phosphate adenylyltransferase, with amino-acid sequence MHQAICAGSFDPPTDGHINIVSRGLKMFDKVIVAVAMNTSKDTLFTVHERVEMLREIFADYQNVEIDAFEGLLVEYAKKRGVHTILRGLRTIGDYDYESQMALANKTLDPDIEFLYMMTEGKYAHISSSVIKEVIRFGGSGCGMIHPLVARRLKEKLLRKGS; translated from the coding sequence CTGCACCAGGCGATATGCGCCGGAAGTTTTGATCCGCCTACCGACGGACACATCAATATAGTATCCAGAGGGCTAAAGATGTTTGACAAGGTGATAGTCGCGGTTGCGATGAACACTTCGAAGGACACGCTATTTACCGTGCATGAACGCGTTGAGATGCTGCGCGAAATTTTTGCCGATTATCAAAACGTAGAGATAGACGCCTTCGAAGGTCTTCTCGTCGAATATGCAAAAAAACGCGGCGTCCACACCATCCTTAGGGGACTGCGAACCATAGGTGATTATGATTACGAATCCCAAATGGCGCTCGCCAATAAGACTCTCGATCCGGATATAGAGTTTCTCTATATGATGACAGAAGGAAAATATGCGCACATAAGTTCGTCGGTGATAAAAGAGGTTATCAGATTCGGCGGAAGCGGCTGCGGAATGATTCATCCACTGGTTGCAAGGCGGTTGAAGGAGAAACTCCTTCGGAAAGGAAGTTGA
- a CDS encoding pyridoxal phosphate-dependent aminotransferase: MKISKRAQHMGQSATLAMSSEAKKMRDEGIDVISFATGEPDFATPQNISNSSIIAIEKGLTKYPPSAGLPELRNAIAVKLKRENSLFYDPSQIAVTCGGKHAIYNALQVILDPGDEVVIPAPFWVSYPDQVKLADGKPVIVETGPETSYKITLPMLKQAITDKTRAFILNSPSNPTGNAYAESELREIGNFLADRGIVIISDEIYEKLVYDNFTHTSIAAAAPACKDLTILVNGVAKAYAMTGWRMGYAAGPKEIIAKMITMTGQQITGIPPFVQMACVEALEGPQDEIGRMKEEFKKRRDYMLSRMIEIPRLHCEKPQGAFYLFPDISAYLGKSNGIKTSDDLAMHLLKNAHIATVSGASFGAPMNIRFSYATSMKNIEEGMNRFSKALAGL, encoded by the coding sequence ATCAAAATATCCAAACGCGCACAGCATATGGGGCAGTCGGCGACGCTGGCGATGTCCAGCGAGGCCAAGAAGATGCGCGACGAAGGAATAGACGTGATAAGCTTCGCCACCGGCGAACCCGACTTCGCGACTCCCCAAAACATATCGAACTCTTCCATCATCGCCATAGAAAAAGGGCTTACAAAATATCCGCCAAGCGCCGGCCTTCCCGAACTCAGGAATGCGATCGCTGTCAAGCTCAAGAGGGAAAATTCCCTTTTCTACGACCCCTCGCAGATAGCGGTCACGTGCGGCGGTAAACACGCCATCTACAACGCGCTTCAGGTGATACTCGATCCAGGAGATGAGGTCGTGATACCTGCGCCGTTTTGGGTCTCCTACCCGGATCAGGTAAAGCTTGCCGATGGCAAGCCCGTCATAGTCGAGACCGGACCTGAGACCTCGTACAAGATAACCTTGCCGATGCTCAAACAGGCGATCACCGACAAGACCCGCGCTTTCATACTGAACTCCCCTTCCAATCCCACCGGCAACGCCTACGCGGAATCCGAGCTGCGGGAGATCGGGAATTTTCTGGCCGATCGCGGCATCGTAATAATTTCTGACGAGATTTACGAAAAGCTGGTCTACGACAACTTCACACATACATCGATCGCAGCCGCCGCGCCGGCATGCAAGGATCTGACAATTCTCGTAAACGGCGTCGCGAAGGCCTATGCCATGACGGGGTGGAGGATGGGATATGCCGCGGGCCCAAAGGAGATCATAGCAAAGATGATTACCATGACCGGCCAGCAGATCACCGGCATTCCTCCGTTCGTTCAGATGGCCTGCGTCGAGGCACTCGAAGGGCCGCAGGATGAAATCGGACGGATGAAGGAGGAGTTTAAAAAGAGGCGCGACTACATGCTCTCCCGCATGATCGAGATTCCTCGCCTCCATTGCGAAAAACCGCAGGGCGCATTCTATCTTTTTCCGGATATAAGCGCTTATCTTGGGAAATCGAACGGGATAAAAACATCGGATGATCTCGCAATGCACCTTCTGAAAAATGCTCATATCGCCACCGTCAGCGGTGCATCATTCGGGGCTCCAATGAACATAAGATTTTCATATGCTACCTCGATGAAAAATATCGAAGAGGGGATGAACAGATTTTCCAAGGCGCTGGCTGGGTTGTGA
- the amrA gene encoding AmmeMemoRadiSam system protein A has product MEKNLTAEDKSVLLKLARDAIVKFVTEGKRIGLPPAEGIFGEMRGAFVTIHKRGMLRGCIGNMVGIRPLAETIREMAIAAATGDPRFNRLSEREIPDIDIEISVLSTLKRISDLSEIVVGEHGILMKRGYSQGVLLPQVATEFGWNREEFLENTCYKAGLPGDAWRDPETDIEIFSADVFGEKEQGLWPETRENDGA; this is encoded by the coding sequence ATGGAAAAAAATCTCACTGCCGAGGACAAATCCGTACTTCTTAAGCTTGCACGTGATGCCATCGTCAAGTTTGTCACCGAAGGGAAGAGAATCGGACTCCCCCCTGCAGAGGGGATTTTCGGGGAGATGCGCGGCGCCTTCGTTACTATTCACAAGAGAGGGATGCTTCGCGGCTGCATAGGCAACATGGTCGGAATCCGCCCTCTTGCTGAGACAATCCGAGAAATGGCCATAGCCGCCGCCACCGGCGATCCTAGATTCAATCGCCTCTCGGAAAGGGAGATTCCCGATATAGACATCGAGATATCCGTTCTCAGCACGCTTAAAAGGATATCGGATCTTTCCGAAATAGTTGTAGGTGAGCATGGCATACTCATGAAGCGAGGATATTCACAGGGAGTACTCCTGCCGCAGGTGGCCACGGAGTTTGGCTGGAATCGCGAGGAATTTCTCGAGAATACTTGCTATAAGGCGGGGTTGCCCGGCGACGCCTGGCGCGATCCTGAGACCGATATAGAGATATTTTCCGCCGATGTCTTCGGTGAAAAGGAACAGGGGCTGTGGCCTGAAACGCGTGAGAATGACGGCGCGTGA